In the Rhodothermaceae bacterium genome, CTGCTGCTCCTGTTTTGCACGAATCAGCGCGTGAACCAGTTCGCTGGAGGTATAAAAGATCACCCGACGTCCCTGGTCGACCAATTCCTGTCCCAGCGCACATAAAAGATGCGTTTTTCCGCTGCCAGTGGGCCCCAGAGCCAGCACATTTTCTTTGCGATCCAAAAATCCTCCTTCCAGAAGGGTACGCAGCTGGTGATCCAGCTTCAACGGCAGTCGTGTGCGCTCAAAGGAGTCCAGTGTCTTGGATTTCAGCAGGCGAGAGGCCTGCAACGCGCGCTGAATGCGGTTCTGCGTACGCGATTGCTGTTCGTGGTCCACCAGCGTCAACAAAAAATGCTCAAAACTCATGGATTCTTGTCGAGCCAGATCGGCAATCTCATGGAACGCCATCCGCATGCCGGGCATCCGCAACGCGCGAAGTCCGCGTTGGAGCCCACGCTCAAGTTCTTTACTCGTTTTGGTCTTTTTCATCGCACCTCCTCGGCCAAAAGGCCATCATAGCTCTCCAACGTGACATGGATGATCGGAGACTCGGGCGCATGGAGCAAGATCTGTACCGCTTCCAGCGTAATCGGTGTCTTGTCAGCAAGTAAGTGCGTCAACGCGGCCTCTACCCCCGATTCGCCCTCGTTCGCCGCCAGTTCCAACACGCGCAAATAGACTTTATCGGCGGCAAGCGCGACGGTATGTGCCGCTTTGAGGGCATCATACGCCATTCGGAACACCCGGCTCGGAAAGAGGTCTGCACGGTAGCGATACCCCGCAAAGGCACCCGGCTTGCGAACCAAATCTCGAATCACATGCAGGTAGTGAATCGAATGTCGACCCTCTCCGTACAGGCGCGGCATCTGCTCCTGGAGCGTCTGAGCGCGCCAAACTTCAATCCGATCCACGTACAACCGTACCTCAACCCGCTGTCCGATCAGCGTGCTGGGGACCGAATAGCGGTTCGTTTTGACCAGAATCGTGCTGCCACAACTGACACGGACCGGAAGCCGTTCAAACGAATCCAGGCGCTGGGCCGGTAAGGCACCCAATGCGTCTCGCTCCTGCTCTAATTCAGACTGGCGACATGCATTCAACCGGCGGACGATCTTCGTTAAAAACCGCTCATAGTCCCCCTGGCTGTCAAAATCCCTGGATCCGCGAAGCGTCAGCGCATTCTCCATGGCCCGCTTGAGCCGATAATGCCGTTGTTCCACCTTTCCATTCTCGTTGGGGCGCCTGGGTTGCGTGCGCCGGGGCACCACGCCGAAAAAGTCCATCAGCTCCTTGTAGGACTCGGTGAAGACATCGGATTCGTTCCCGCTGCGATTCTTCACCGCACAACTCATCGAATCCGTCTGATGCAGCCGGGGCACTCCGCCAAGTTCATAGACCGCGTTCTGGAATCCCGCGCTCAAAGACGCAAAACTCTCCGACTCGCAGACCATCACGGATTCCCAACTGGAATATGTCAGCACAAAATGATAGAGCAAATGGGGAAACGGCGTGCCCTGAAGGGTAATTCCCAGATGATTCATGCACGTAAAGTCGGACTGGGCGCGATCCCCAGGCTCGTAGACCTGCGCAAAAAACACCTCTTTCGGTCGATCCGCCTTCCAATCCCTCACTCGGCGCTGAAAGGTGCGCAACTGACTCGGTTTGAATTGATCGGGATACTTGTCGAGCAGATACTCCAACAGGGCCTTCGCCTCCATCTTCGGATCTGCCTCCAGAAACTGGACGCACTCCGACCAAACCCCT is a window encoding:
- a CDS encoding AAA family ATPase → MKKTKTSKELERGLQRGLRALRMPGMRMAFHEIADLARQESMSFEHFLLTLVDHEQQSRTQNRIQRALQASRLLKSKTLDSFERTRLPLKLDHQLRTLLEGGFLDRKENVLALGPTGSGKTHLLCALGQELVDQGRRVIFYTSSELVHALIRAKQEQQLQIFMKQLLRYEALIIDQLGYVKHSREEMDLLFHLLAERYERASVLITTHLPFSQWETIFYDPMNATAVVDRLVHHCAVLELNLPSYRIEVAQRRQKNADEASS
- a CDS encoding IS21 family transposase; this encodes MVSDPQATYLRKLVRRKTMTIKAASAKAAMCESSAHKYLRTEKLPSELKTPPRPSRRNDAFAGVWSECVQFLEADPKMEAKALLEYLLDKYPDQFKPSQLRTFQRRVRDWKADRPKEVFFAQVYEPGDRAQSDFTCMNHLGITLQGTPFPHLLYHFVLTYSSWESVMVCESESFASLSAGFQNAVYELGGVPRLHQTDSMSCAVKNRSGNESDVFTESYKELMDFFGVVPRRTQPRRPNENGKVEQRHYRLKRAMENALTLRGSRDFDSQGDYERFLTKIVRRLNACRQSELEQERDALGALPAQRLDSFERLPVRVSCGSTILVKTNRYSVPSTLIGQRVEVRLYVDRIEVWRAQTLQEQMPRLYGEGRHSIHYLHVIRDLVRKPGAFAGYRYRADLFPSRVFRMAYDALKAAHTVALAADKVYLRVLELAANEGESGVEAALTHLLADKTPITLEAVQILLHAPESPIIHVTLESYDGLLAEEVR